In the Posidoniimonas corsicana genome, one interval contains:
- a CDS encoding endonuclease/exonuclease/phosphatase family protein, with the protein MRRLLSLLALSGLFGGGYMFTQGMSLKDLSRVVAAGQNAVQQASQQQGQGVGPVGYQPQAPPSPSSAGYVPSQPAPGSTIKIASYNIEKFGDKKASNPYVMRTLGAIVQNLDLVAIQEVTTQDEYFIDRFLDQYVNNTGRRYSRVVGPRLGRSSYKEQYAIVYDTAKLEINPQVHYTVDDPDDLLHREPQVAMFRTRGAPPQQAFTFIVINMHTDPDETDVEFDALAQVYQQVARNGVGEDDLILLGDLNTNVKAASPYRNEPGSRSLRPSDLGGLGRLTYLYPVIRDQATNTSGTKLNDNLLIHRGATTEFTGRSGVIDVQGVWGLSPDQAQLVSDHLPVWAEFSIYESGDPGRMATRPTQPTR; encoded by the coding sequence GTGCGACGTCTTCTATCACTCCTCGCGCTCAGCGGCCTGTTCGGCGGCGGCTACATGTTCACGCAGGGCATGAGCCTCAAGGATCTCAGCCGCGTGGTGGCGGCCGGCCAGAACGCGGTGCAGCAGGCCTCGCAGCAGCAGGGGCAGGGCGTCGGGCCGGTGGGCTACCAGCCGCAGGCGCCGCCGTCGCCCAGCTCGGCCGGCTACGTCCCCTCGCAGCCCGCGCCCGGTTCCACCATCAAGATCGCCAGCTACAACATCGAGAAGTTCGGCGACAAGAAGGCCAGCAACCCGTACGTGATGAGGACGCTCGGCGCCATTGTCCAGAACCTCGACCTCGTGGCGATCCAGGAGGTCACCACGCAGGACGAGTACTTCATCGACCGGTTCCTCGACCAGTACGTCAACAACACCGGCCGCCGCTACTCGCGCGTGGTCGGCCCGCGGCTCGGCCGCAGCAGCTACAAAGAGCAGTACGCCATCGTCTACGACACCGCCAAGCTCGAAATCAACCCGCAGGTGCACTACACGGTCGACGACCCCGACGACCTGCTGCACCGCGAGCCGCAGGTGGCCATGTTCCGCACCCGCGGCGCGCCGCCCCAGCAGGCGTTCACGTTCATCGTGATCAACATGCACACCGACCCCGACGAGACCGACGTCGAGTTCGACGCGCTCGCCCAGGTCTACCAGCAGGTGGCCCGCAACGGCGTCGGCGAGGACGACCTCATCCTGCTGGGCGACCTCAACACCAACGTCAAGGCGGCCAGCCCGTACCGCAACGAGCCCGGCAGCCGCAGCCTGCGGCCGTCGGACCTGGGCGGCCTGGGGCGGCTGACCTACCTGTACCCGGTGATCCGCGACCAAGCCACCAACACGTCGGGCACCAAGCTGAACGACAACCTGCTGATCCACCGCGGCGCCACCACCGAGTTCACCGGCCGCTCCGGCGTGATCGACGTGCAGGGCGTGTGGGGTTTGTCGCCCGACCAGGCGCAGCTGGTGTCCGACCACCTGCCGGTGTGGGCCGAGTTCAGCATCTACGAGAGCGGCGACCCCGGCCGCATGGCCACCCGGCCCACCCAGCCGACACGCTGA
- a CDS encoding CoA-binding protein, producing the protein MSKPTVAILGASSDRSKYGNKSVRAHLDQGYDVYPVNPKGGQIEGLTVYPTLAEVPVEDLDRVSVYLPPHVTLGLLEEIAAKGCREFWLNPGADAPEVVERAEQLGLRPIVACSIVDLGTSPGDFAAS; encoded by the coding sequence ATGTCTAAGCCCACCGTCGCGATCCTTGGCGCCAGCAGCGACCGTTCGAAGTACGGCAACAAATCGGTGCGTGCGCACCTCGACCAGGGGTACGACGTCTACCCCGTGAACCCCAAGGGGGGCCAGATCGAGGGCCTGACCGTCTACCCGACCCTGGCCGAGGTGCCGGTCGAGGACCTGGACCGCGTGAGCGTGTACCTGCCGCCCCACGTGACGCTGGGGCTGCTGGAGGAGATCGCCGCGAAGGGCTGCCGCGAGTTCTGGCTTAACCCGGGCGCCGACGCGCCGGAGGTGGTGGAGCGGGCGGAGCAGCTCGGCCTGCGGCCGATCGTGGCGTGCAGCATCGTCGACCTGGGGACCAGCCCAGGCGACTTCGCGGCGAGCTAA
- a CDS encoding CARDB domain-containing protein has product MQRVLFALAGLVLAASSLPGAQAQQPRQNQGLPKVDFQIGQIGPLGQGIAIQVKNGGFAMSPPTSVSVNVHDVQSRRLLLAKSLNVPAMHPGQTRRVIVVPSSTQGVMVRAQIDPRNRVPETNERNNTRTARQ; this is encoded by the coding sequence ATGCAACGCGTATTGTTTGCCCTGGCCGGCCTGGTGCTCGCCGCCAGCAGCCTGCCGGGCGCCCAAGCCCAACAACCCCGCCAGAACCAGGGGCTCCCCAAGGTCGACTTCCAGATCGGCCAGATCGGCCCGCTGGGCCAGGGGATCGCCATCCAGGTGAAGAACGGCGGGTTCGCGATGTCGCCCCCGACGAGCGTCTCGGTTAACGTGCACGACGTGCAGAGCCGCCGGCTGCTGCTGGCCAAGAGCCTCAACGTGCCCGCCATGCACCCCGGCCAGACGCGGCGGGTGATTGTGGTCCCGTCGTCCACGCAGGGCGTGATGGTGCGGGCGCAGATCGACCCGCGCAACCGCGTGCCGGAAACCAACGAGCGGAACAACACCCGCACCGCGCGGCAGTAA
- a CDS encoding HEAT repeat domain-containing protein yields the protein MPSARLTFAVLALAWLPTAARADVVELESGGRIEGTIDDQNQDRGKIVVSLANGGRVTLNRSDVRRTVPRSAEGEKYHRRAATVPDTAEANWELAEWCRTNRLTAEADAHTARVIELDPNHTEARRKLGYSRHRGKWMTRDELMASRGMFRYEGSFRTRQEIELLERSKRGTEAAVNWRKQLARWRRDLGSSKPQESMAAADKFKGLRDPAAAGALVRMLESETNLDVQDLLIATAARIEHPATVQALATLSLNSPRHEVRQQCLEHLVEARRPGLAEIYTKALKSKQNQIVNRAGNALRALGSQETLGALITALITTHEFKMGVDTPQDTYSMDSRGGFSFGGGKAPVKKVQLKNPDVRTALVELTGENFGFDKKAWRRWLANRTTTNVVDLRRDL from the coding sequence TTGCCCTCCGCCCGCCTTACGTTCGCCGTCCTCGCCCTGGCCTGGTTGCCCACCGCGGCCCGCGCCGACGTTGTGGAGCTGGAGAGCGGCGGCCGGATCGAGGGGACCATCGACGACCAGAACCAAGACCGCGGCAAGATTGTGGTCAGCCTGGCCAACGGCGGTCGCGTGACGCTCAACCGCTCGGACGTCCGCCGCACGGTCCCGCGTTCGGCCGAGGGCGAGAAGTACCACCGCCGCGCCGCCACCGTGCCCGACACGGCCGAGGCCAACTGGGAGCTGGCCGAGTGGTGCCGCACCAACCGCCTGACCGCGGAGGCCGACGCGCACACCGCGCGGGTGATCGAGCTCGACCCCAACCACACCGAGGCCCGACGCAAACTGGGCTACAGCCGGCACCGCGGCAAGTGGATGACCCGCGACGAGCTGATGGCGTCGCGCGGCATGTTCCGCTACGAGGGGAGCTTCCGCACGCGTCAGGAGATCGAGCTGCTGGAGCGATCGAAGCGCGGGACCGAGGCCGCGGTGAACTGGCGGAAGCAGCTCGCCCGCTGGCGGCGCGACCTGGGCTCGTCAAAGCCGCAGGAGTCGATGGCCGCCGCCGACAAGTTTAAGGGGCTCCGTGACCCGGCCGCCGCCGGCGCACTGGTGCGGATGCTCGAGTCCGAAACGAACCTCGACGTGCAGGACCTGCTGATCGCCACCGCGGCGCGGATCGAACACCCGGCCACCGTGCAGGCGCTGGCCACGCTGTCGCTCAACTCGCCGCGTCACGAGGTGCGGCAGCAGTGCCTGGAGCATCTGGTGGAGGCCCGCCGTCCCGGCCTGGCCGAGATCTACACCAAGGCGCTCAAGAGCAAGCAGAACCAGATTGTGAATCGCGCGGGCAACGCGTTGCGGGCGTTGGGCTCGCAGGAGACGCTCGGCGCCCTGATCACGGCGCTGATCACCACGCACGAGTTCAAGATGGGCGTAGACACGCCGCAGGACACGTACTCGATGGACTCACGCGGCGGGTTTTCCTTCGGCGGCGGCAAGGCGCCGGTCAAGAAAGTCCAGCTCAAGAACCCCGACGTGCGGACCGCGTTGGTGGAGCTCACCGGCGAGAACTTTGGCTTCGACAAGAAGGCCTGGCGCCGGTGGCTGGCCAACCGCACCACCACCAACGTGGTGGACCTGCGGCGTGACCTGTAG
- a CDS encoding MogA/MoaB family molybdenum cofactor biosynthesis protein — MPPHPHDPPPAGAPAPPDQHRAAAPAAVRCAVVTVSDTRTEADDRGGAAILELLDSSPHTVAERRIIPDEPVAIEQLLDTLAVHQEVDAVLLTGGTGIAPRDNTIDVVERLLDKTLPGYGELFRMLSYQQIGPAAMLSRATAGVIGGKVLLTMPGSPNAVRLAMEKLILPELSHLVGQARGG, encoded by the coding sequence ATGCCCCCCCACCCGCACGACCCCCCACCAGCAGGGGCTCCCGCGCCGCCCGACCAGCACCGCGCCGCCGCGCCGGCCGCCGTCCGCTGCGCGGTGGTCACGGTGAGCGACACCCGCACCGAGGCCGACGACCGCGGCGGCGCGGCGATCCTGGAGCTGCTGGACAGCTCGCCGCACACGGTCGCCGAGCGGCGGATCATCCCCGACGAGCCGGTTGCCATCGAGCAGCTTCTCGACACGCTCGCCGTCCACCAGGAGGTCGACGCGGTGCTGCTGACCGGCGGCACCGGCATCGCGCCGCGTGACAACACGATCGACGTGGTCGAGCGTCTGCTCGACAAGACCCTGCCCGGCTACGGCGAGCTGTTCCGCATGCTCAGCTACCAGCAGATCGGCCCCGCCGCGATGCTCAGCCGCGCCACCGCCGGTGTGATTGGCGGCAAGGTGCTGCTCACCATGCCTGGCAGCCCCAACGCGGTGCGGCTGGCCATGGAGAAGCTGATCCTGCCGGAGCTGTCGCACCTGGTGGGCCAGGCCCGCGGTGGGTAG
- a CDS encoding zinc-dependent alcohol dehydrogenase: protein MKELQFIRAGRLEWREKEPPTLQHPQDAIVRPFVAGRCDGDTLPIHRPVTRAMQIGMHLGLIDPVVRSICGPAPFKGPFGIGHECVAEVISVGEEVRSRRVGEVVVVPWAVSCGGCPECLRGLTAKCSTTRSEVLAAYGFGAKCGCWGGMVVDELRVPYADHMLAPVPAGVDPLRVAAASDNLADAWRCIVPPLRERPGGSVVVLGGGALSIGLYAAGLAVAHGAAKVDYIDHDAARLEIASSFGADVIPLKSASRKSLADRLPGRYDIAVEASSRADGVRSALRLLRPGGVCTPVGYYLSPGTRLPLMHMYANDATLKIGVSHVRPALPELLQFVADNDFPAERVTTLTADWNNAPTAYAARTTKLVIHRAPRLQGDAAG from the coding sequence TTGAAGGAGCTGCAGTTTATCCGGGCCGGACGGCTGGAGTGGCGGGAGAAGGAACCACCCACGCTTCAGCACCCGCAAGACGCGATCGTGCGCCCGTTTGTCGCCGGTCGCTGCGACGGCGACACGCTGCCGATCCACCGCCCTGTTACGCGTGCGATGCAGATCGGCATGCACCTCGGGCTGATCGATCCTGTGGTCCGCTCGATCTGCGGCCCGGCGCCCTTCAAGGGGCCGTTTGGGATCGGGCACGAGTGCGTGGCGGAGGTGATCTCTGTGGGGGAAGAAGTTCGGAGTCGCCGAGTTGGGGAGGTGGTGGTCGTGCCTTGGGCGGTTTCGTGCGGCGGTTGTCCCGAGTGCCTGCGGGGCCTAACGGCGAAGTGCTCGACCACTCGATCAGAAGTCCTCGCGGCCTACGGCTTTGGCGCCAAGTGTGGCTGCTGGGGGGGCATGGTTGTCGATGAGCTGCGCGTCCCCTACGCGGACCACATGCTGGCGCCGGTCCCCGCCGGGGTCGACCCGCTGCGGGTTGCGGCGGCGAGCGACAACCTGGCGGACGCTTGGCGGTGTATCGTGCCGCCACTACGGGAGCGGCCCGGCGGATCGGTGGTCGTGCTGGGGGGCGGCGCGCTGAGCATCGGGCTCTATGCGGCGGGGCTGGCCGTCGCGCACGGCGCCGCTAAGGTCGACTACATCGACCACGACGCCGCGCGACTCGAGATCGCGTCCTCGTTCGGCGCCGATGTGATCCCGCTGAAGTCGGCCAGCCGGAAGTCGCTGGCCGACCGACTGCCCGGCCGGTACGACATCGCCGTCGAAGCCTCCTCACGCGCCGACGGGGTGCGGTCGGCCCTGCGGCTGCTCAGGCCCGGCGGCGTGTGCACGCCGGTCGGCTACTACCTGTCACCCGGCACCAGGCTCCCGCTGATGCACATGTACGCCAACGACGCGACGCTCAAGATCGGGGTGTCACACGTCAGGCCGGCGCTGCCGGAACTGCTGCAGTTCGTCGCCGATAACGACTTTCCCGCCGAGCGGGTCACCACACTGACGGCCGACTGGAACAACGCCCCCACCGCGTATGCCGCCCGCACTACCAAGCTGGTGATTCACAGGGCGCCGCGTCTTCAAGGCGACGCAGCAGGCTAA
- a CDS encoding tetratricopeptide repeat protein: MTLPFPTAEDAAPDPAARYTATMLARITGATPDAVRRWTRRGYLQAEADHGGSVAYSFVEARVAQVLAQMTAAGMSLGQVDRVVDRLAESAPAGCRPLAEWDISPRGDTVVVHAAGQTRDAGGQLLIEFDRPAEPDHPHEAHRAVLLPFCPEDDSDEPLAFNANDIRDEATELLEQGDCLLAEQMYRSVLLSGEGEPLDHLALGECLYRRGDLAAARERFAVCLEQEPDCLAARLSLGSVYQELGEWELAAGALEGVLSQSPECPDALIPLAETYDRLGRTDEAQDLRRRLLRFAPDGPWADEARARLADAGAASAEDPQRGPVVENPDQSPILQGS, encoded by the coding sequence ATGACGCTTCCTTTCCCCACCGCCGAGGACGCCGCGCCGGACCCGGCCGCCCGCTACACGGCCACGATGCTCGCCCGAATCACCGGCGCCACGCCCGACGCCGTCCGCAGGTGGACCCGCCGGGGCTACCTGCAGGCCGAGGCCGACCACGGCGGGTCGGTCGCCTACAGCTTTGTCGAGGCCCGCGTCGCCCAGGTGCTGGCCCAGATGACCGCGGCCGGGATGTCGCTCGGCCAGGTCGACCGAGTTGTCGACCGCCTGGCCGAGTCCGCCCCCGCCGGCTGCCGGCCGCTGGCCGAGTGGGACATCTCGCCGCGCGGCGACACCGTGGTGGTGCACGCCGCCGGCCAGACCCGGGACGCGGGCGGCCAGTTGCTGATCGAGTTCGACCGCCCCGCCGAGCCGGACCACCCGCACGAGGCCCACCGCGCAGTGCTGCTGCCGTTCTGCCCGGAGGACGACTCCGACGAACCACTCGCGTTCAACGCCAACGACATCCGCGACGAGGCGACCGAACTGCTCGAGCAGGGCGACTGCCTGCTCGCCGAGCAGATGTACCGTTCGGTGCTGCTCTCGGGCGAGGGCGAGCCGCTCGACCACCTTGCGCTCGGCGAGTGCCTGTACCGCCGGGGCGACCTGGCCGCGGCCCGCGAACGCTTCGCGGTCTGCCTGGAGCAGGAGCCGGACTGCCTGGCCGCACGGCTCAGCCTGGGGAGCGTGTACCAGGAGCTGGGCGAGTGGGAGCTGGCCGCCGGCGCGCTGGAGGGCGTGCTGTCCCAGTCGCCCGAGTGCCCCGACGCGCTGATCCCGCTCGCCGAGACCTACGACCGCCTGGGCCGCACCGACGAGGCGCAGGACCTGCGTCGCCGGCTGCTCCGCTTCGCGCCCGACGGGCCGTGGGCCGACGAGGCCCGCGCGCGGCTCGCCGACGCCGGCGCAGCTTCCGCGGAGGACCCGCAACGCGGCCCCGTGGTTGAAAATCCCGACCAGTCCCCTATTCTGCAGGGGTCGTGA
- a CDS encoding OsmC family protein: MKIKRKGSAAWQGGLKDGRGEISTESGALSSYPYGFAARFEGQRGSNPEELIGAAHASCFTMALSKILGEAGLTADQLNTTADVMLEQVDGGFAITSVHLTLKGKVPGADQAKFDELADKAKAGCPVSKLLDTKITLDTTLEG; this comes from the coding sequence ATGAAGATTAAACGCAAGGGCTCGGCCGCGTGGCAAGGCGGGCTCAAGGACGGCCGCGGCGAGATCTCTACCGAGAGCGGCGCCCTGTCTAGTTACCCGTACGGCTTCGCCGCCCGCTTTGAGGGTCAGCGTGGCAGCAACCCTGAAGAGCTGATCGGCGCCGCCCACGCGAGCTGCTTCACCATGGCGCTGTCGAAGATCCTGGGCGAGGCCGGCCTGACAGCCGACCAGCTCAACACCACCGCAGATGTGATGCTCGAGCAGGTCGATGGCGGGTTCGCGATCACGTCGGTGCACCTGACGCTCAAGGGGAAAGTCCCGGGCGCCGACCAAGCGAAGTTCGACGAGCTCGCCGACAAGGCCAAAGCGGGCTGCCCGGTGTCGAAGCTGCTGGACACCAAGATCACGCTCGACACAACGCTCGAGGGCTAG